The following is a genomic window from Thermodesulforhabdaceae bacterium.
GTTCATGAAAGGTTTATTGTAGATCCCCCCTGGAGAAAACTGCCTGTGGACATCTTGCATTATCAATGTGGCGATTTGAAGGCGTATTTACTAAAGCAAATTCGCTATTCTGAAATGAGCGCCATGGATCTTTACGAAAGAGGTGTGAGAGTTCGCTGGTATCACTATACTTTGCGACCTCTCTACACCTTTTTGTATCGATATTTTTTTAGGCTCGGACTTTTGGATGGATTCCATGGTTTTGCCCTTGCGACTATTGGTTCAATAGCAACCTGGGCAAAATACACATTCCTTAATTCTACAAAGTGTAATCAAATTTCTATTCGACCCCACTAAACTAGCAAACTATGCCGTAAACGAACCTGGACTTAGCGGTTGAACCTGTTGCTGACTAGCTATTTGATCCCACGCTTCCTTCAGGCTTTCCATGATCCTTATGAGAGGATCGTAATATTCAGGTTTGGTTCTTGTGTTTACGGTGATAAGTTGCCTTAGCACAAAGTTATAGATTCTCCCAAGATTTACAGCAATTTCACCGCCTCGTTCATAATCAAGTCCAACAAGTAGTTCTGTGATTAAGTCCTGAGCGTGTCTGACTTTGTCGTAGGATCCTTCGATGTTTCGCTCCTGGTGAAACTTTTTAGCATCCTGTAAGTCTTTTATGATCGCTTCGTAACACATAACTATAAGTTTTAAGGGATCTATCGTTTCAAGTTTGGTTTTGCGATAGGCATCAATAGGGTGTGTCATAAAGATCCTCCTTTATTTTAGAATGTCCTGTGTTTTTCGTAGCCTCGAATTGCTTTGTTGGTTTGCCTTATGCGAGTCATAGCTTTATCAAGCTTTTCCATATTCAGATTGAGGTTGTGCATGGCTCGTAGAGTAATATCTTGGGCTTCTCTAAGTTTTTCCCGGAAAACTCTATACCATGTCCTTAAGTCATTGTCTTGATCAAAATATTTAGAAACCGTGGCAAGGAGTTTATTCATTTCTTCAAGGGTCTTGTCAATTTCAGTTCTGAGCACCTGGCATCTTTTGACAAGTTTTTCTAATTCTCCTATTTCACCATAGGCATCATCCGCAATGGCTTCAGTGCAAGCTTTGAGTTCCTCGATTTTTGCAAGCGATTCTTCGAATAGTGTATGTAACCGACTTTTTTGTCCGATATAAACATCCTCATTGCCCATTTTTCTTTCCAGTCGGTTTTTTATCCAGCTCTACTAAGGCCCGCCAATTGAGCACCTAGCCAATTAGACTGAGCCTGCATTTGCGAAAAAGCCGATTCCATAGCTTCAAATTGCTTTCTCATTGCTTCGATTTGTCTATCAATTCGAGTTTGCTCCGAATTTATCCGATCATCAAGTCTTTTTATCATA
Proteins encoded in this region:
- the fliS gene encoding flagellar export chaperone FliS, which produces MTHPIDAYRKTKLETIDPLKLIVMCYEAIIKDLQDAKKFHQERNIEGSYDKVRHAQDLITELLVGLDYERGGEIAVNLGRIYNFVLRQLITVNTRTKPEYYDPLIRIMESLKEAWDQIASQQQVQPLSPGSFTA